One segment of Pseudomonas sp. FP2196 DNA contains the following:
- the panB gene encoding 3-methyl-2-oxobutanoate hydroxymethyltransferase, producing the protein MPAITLTTLQSLKQKGEKITMLTCYDATFAHACNEAGVEVLLVGDSLGMVLQGHDSTLPVTTAEMAYHTACVKRGNTDALILADLPFMANATLEQTMTNSAMLMQAGAHMIKVEGALWLAESIRLLAERGVPVCAHMGLTPQAVNILGGYKVQGRNENQARQMRADAISLEQAGASMLLLECVPSELAAEISQAVKIPVIGIGAGSDTDGQVLVLHDMLGLSITGRVPKFVKNFMQGQDSIQSALKAYVNEVKGVTFPGIEHGFSA; encoded by the coding sequence ATGCCAGCCATCACCCTGACCACGCTCCAGAGCCTCAAGCAGAAAGGTGAAAAGATCACCATGCTGACCTGCTATGACGCGACCTTCGCCCACGCCTGCAACGAGGCCGGTGTCGAAGTGCTGCTGGTGGGCGACTCCCTCGGTATGGTCCTGCAAGGTCATGACAGCACATTGCCGGTGACCACCGCGGAAATGGCCTACCACACCGCTTGCGTCAAACGCGGCAACACCGACGCCCTGATCCTGGCCGACTTGCCATTCATGGCCAACGCCACCCTCGAACAAACCATGACCAACAGCGCCATGCTGATGCAGGCCGGCGCGCACATGATCAAGGTCGAAGGTGCGCTGTGGCTGGCCGAATCGATCCGTTTGCTCGCCGAACGCGGTGTGCCGGTCTGCGCGCACATGGGTCTGACCCCGCAAGCGGTGAACATTCTCGGCGGCTATAAAGTGCAGGGCCGCAACGAGAACCAGGCGCGACAGATGCGTGCCGACGCGATCTCGCTGGAACAGGCCGGTGCTTCGATGCTGCTGCTCGAATGCGTGCCCAGCGAACTGGCTGCGGAAATCAGCCAGGCGGTGAAGATTCCGGTCATCGGCATCGGCGCCGGTAGTGATACCGACGGCCAGGTGCTGGTGCTGCACGACATGCTCGGCCTGTCGATCACCGGCCGCGTGCCGAAGTTCGTGAAGAACTTCATGCAGGGTCAGGACAGCATCCAGTCCGCACTGAAGGCCTACGTCAACGAAGTCAAAGGCGTTACTTTCCCTGGGATCGAACACGGATTCTCTGCATGA
- the acs gene encoding acetate--CoA ligase — MFDISTFPKADAVRRAAQLSQDDYRRLYRESIEHPSAFWAEQATRFLDWSTPWQTVQRYDLKTGEASWFAGGQLNVSYNCIDRHLEQRGDQTALLWEGDDPAESAQITYKKLHHHVCRLANVLKNRGVKKGDRVCIYMPMIPEAAYAMLACARIGAIHSVVFGGFSPESLRDRILDADCRTVITADEGVRGGKFVPLKQNVDKALQNCPAVSTVVVVERTQGNVDWVEGRDLWYHQAVRDVSDDCPPEPMDAEDPLFILYTSGSTGKPKGVLHTTGGYLLQAAMTFKYVLDYRDGEVFWCTADVGWVTGHSYIVYGPLANGATTLMFEGVPSYPNSSRFWQVIDKHKVNIFYTAPTALRALMREGAEPLKETSRQSLRLLGSVGEPINPEAWEWYFNVVGEQRCPIVDTWWQTETGGIMLSPLVSAQRIKPGCATQPMFGVQPVLLDEQGKEIKGAGSGVLAIKSSWPAQIRSVYGDPQRMVDTYFKPYPGYYFTGDGARRDEDGDYWITGRIDDVINVSGHRIGTAEVESALVLHDSIAEAAVVGYPHDVKGQGIYAFVTPMNGTEPNDDLKKELLAHVSKEIGSFAKPDLIQWAPALPKTRSGKIMRRILRKIACNELDSLGDTSTLADPSVVQGLIDKRLNQ, encoded by the coding sequence ATGTTCGATATCAGCACGTTCCCCAAAGCCGATGCCGTCCGCCGGGCTGCTCAGTTGAGTCAGGACGACTACCGACGCCTGTACCGCGAATCCATTGAACACCCCAGCGCTTTCTGGGCCGAACAGGCCACCCGCTTCCTTGACTGGAGCACTCCGTGGCAGACCGTTCAGCGCTATGACCTGAAAACCGGTGAAGCCTCCTGGTTTGCCGGCGGCCAACTGAACGTCAGTTACAACTGCATCGACCGCCATCTAGAACAGCGCGGCGATCAGACCGCCCTGCTCTGGGAAGGCGACGACCCTGCGGAGTCGGCGCAAATCACTTATAAAAAACTTCATCACCACGTCTGCCGGCTTGCCAACGTGCTGAAAAACCGTGGTGTGAAGAAAGGCGACCGGGTGTGCATCTACATGCCGATGATCCCCGAAGCAGCCTACGCCATGCTCGCCTGCGCGAGGATCGGCGCGATTCATTCAGTGGTGTTTGGCGGCTTTTCCCCTGAGTCACTGCGCGACCGCATTCTCGATGCCGATTGCCGCACCGTGATTACCGCCGACGAAGGCGTGCGCGGCGGCAAATTCGTGCCGCTGAAACAGAACGTCGATAAAGCCCTGCAAAATTGCCCGGCTGTCAGCACCGTCGTCGTCGTCGAACGCACCCAAGGCAATGTGGACTGGGTCGAGGGCCGCGATCTCTGGTATCACCAGGCTGTGCGCGATGTCAGCGACGACTGCCCGCCAGAGCCGATGGACGCCGAAGATCCGCTGTTCATCCTTTACACCTCGGGCAGCACAGGCAAACCCAAAGGCGTGCTGCACACAACTGGCGGCTACTTGCTGCAAGCGGCGATGACCTTCAAGTACGTGCTCGACTACCGCGACGGTGAAGTGTTCTGGTGTACCGCCGACGTCGGCTGGGTCACCGGTCACAGCTACATCGTCTATGGCCCGCTGGCCAATGGCGCGACCACGTTGATGTTCGAAGGCGTGCCGAGTTATCCAAACAGTTCGCGCTTCTGGCAGGTGATCGACAAACACAAGGTCAACATCTTCTACACCGCTCCCACCGCCCTGCGCGCGTTGATGCGTGAAGGTGCCGAACCGCTGAAGGAAACTTCGCGCCAGAGCCTCAGATTACTCGGCAGCGTGGGTGAGCCAATCAACCCGGAAGCGTGGGAATGGTATTTCAATGTGGTCGGCGAACAGCGCTGCCCCATCGTCGATACCTGGTGGCAGACCGAAACCGGCGGCATCATGCTCAGCCCGTTGGTCAGTGCGCAGCGGATCAAACCAGGCTGCGCCACACAGCCGATGTTCGGCGTGCAACCGGTGCTGCTCGATGAGCAGGGCAAGGAAATCAAAGGCGCCGGCAGCGGCGTGCTCGCCATCAAATCGAGTTGGCCGGCGCAGATCCGCAGTGTCTATGGCGACCCGCAGCGGATGGTCGACACCTATTTCAAACCCTACCCCGGCTATTACTTCACCGGTGACGGAGCCCGTCGCGACGAGGACGGCGACTACTGGATCACCGGGCGTATCGACGACGTGATCAACGTCTCCGGCCACCGTATCGGCACCGCCGAAGTGGAAAGCGCGCTGGTGCTGCACGACAGCATCGCCGAGGCCGCGGTTGTCGGTTATCCCCACGACGTCAAAGGCCAGGGCATCTACGCCTTTGTCACCCCCATGAATGGCACCGAGCCCAATGACGATCTGAAGAAAGAGCTGCTGGCCCACGTCAGCAAGGAAATCGGCAGCTTCGCCAAACCGGACCTGATTCAGTGGGCGCCGGCCTTGCCGAAAACCCGCTCAGGCAAGATCATGCGCCGCATTCTGCGCAAGATCGCCTGTAACGAACTCGACAGCCTCGGCGACACCTCGACCCTGGCCGACCCGAGCGTGGTGCAAGGCCTGATCGACAAGCGCCTCAATCAGTAA
- the panC gene encoding pantoate--beta-alanine ligase, translated as MNTVKTVRELRAAVARARSEGKRIGFVPTMGNLHSGHVALVTKATQRVDFVVASIFVNPLQFGAGEDLDKYPRTLAADQEKLLEAGCSLLFAPTVEEMYPDGMAGQTRVSVPHLSEGLCGASRPGHFEGVATVVSKLFNMVQPDLAIFGQKDFQQLAVIRALVHDLNMPIQIIGEPTVRAADGLALSSRNGFLSEEQRAVAPVVYRTLSTIAESIRQGERDFPALISAQLQQLEAAGLRPDYLEIRHALTLRPAVAEDRDLVILVAAFLGTTRLIDNLHLNLDTPL; from the coding sequence ATGAACACCGTAAAAACCGTACGTGAACTGCGCGCCGCCGTAGCCCGCGCGCGTAGCGAAGGCAAGCGCATCGGCTTCGTGCCGACCATGGGCAACCTGCACAGCGGCCACGTGGCGCTGGTCACCAAGGCCACCCAACGGGTCGACTTCGTGGTTGCCAGTATTTTCGTCAACCCGCTGCAATTCGGCGCCGGCGAAGACCTCGACAAGTATCCGCGCACCCTGGCGGCGGATCAGGAAAAGCTGTTGGAAGCTGGCTGTTCGCTTCTGTTCGCGCCGACCGTTGAGGAAATGTACCCCGACGGCATGGCCGGACAGACCCGGGTCAGCGTGCCGCACCTCTCCGAAGGTCTGTGCGGCGCCAGCCGTCCGGGGCACTTCGAAGGCGTGGCGACGGTGGTCAGCAAACTGTTCAACATGGTTCAGCCGGATCTGGCGATTTTCGGCCAGAAGGATTTCCAGCAACTGGCGGTGATCCGCGCACTGGTGCATGACCTGAACATGCCGATCCAGATCATCGGCGAGCCGACCGTGCGTGCCGCCGATGGCCTTGCGCTGTCGTCGCGCAACGGTTTCCTCAGCGAAGAACAACGTGCCGTAGCGCCGGTGGTCTATCGCACCCTGAGCACGATTGCCGAGTCGATCAGACAAGGTGAACGGGATTTCCCGGCGCTGATCAGCGCACAGTTGCAACAGCTGGAAGCCGCTGGCCTGCGCCCCGATTACCTGGAGATTCGCCATGCCCTGACCTTGCGTCCAGCGGTGGCTGAAGATCGCGACCTGGTGATTCTCGTGGCGGCGTTTCTGGGCACCACGCGGCTGATCGATAACCTGCACCTGAATCTCGATACGCCTCTCTAA
- the pgi gene encoding glucose-6-phosphate isomerase, with translation MAYYRTPHDVTALPAWQALKDHRQAMQDFSMREAFNADPQRFNQFTLSSCGLFLDYSKNLINAETRNLLVGLANEVDLKGAIKALFDGEIVNSSEGRPALHTALRRPVGDKLSVNGVNVMPEVHKVLNQITDLVGRIHDGLWRGYTEKPITDVVNIGIGGSFLGPELVSEALLSYAQKGVRCHYLANIDGSEFHELTQKLRAETTLFIVSSKSFNTLETLKNAQAARAWYLAQGGSEAELYRHFIAVSSNNAAAIAFGIREENIFPMWDWVGGRYSLWSAIGLPIALAIGMSNFKELLSGAYTMDQHFQTAPFEQNMPVLLALLGVWYGNFWGAQSHAILPYDHYLRNITKHLQQLDMESNGKSVRQDGTAVSTDTGPVIWGGVGCNGQHAYHQLLHQGTQLIPADFIVPIVSFNPVSDHHQWLYANCLSQSQALMLGKTLPEAEAELREKGVSEEDVRKIAPHKVIPGNRPSNTLVVERISPRRLGALVAMYEHKVFVQSVVWGINAFDQWGVELGKELGKGVYNRLVGSDETTADDPSTQGLINYFRGRHRG, from the coding sequence ATGGCGTACTACCGCACTCCTCACGACGTTACCGCTCTGCCTGCCTGGCAAGCGTTGAAAGACCACCGCCAAGCCATGCAGGATTTCAGCATGCGCGAAGCCTTCAACGCCGATCCGCAGCGCTTTAATCAGTTCACCCTCAGCAGCTGCGGACTGTTTCTCGACTATTCGAAGAATTTGATCAACGCCGAGACCCGCAATCTGTTGGTGGGTCTGGCCAATGAAGTCGATCTGAAGGGCGCGATCAAAGCGCTGTTCGACGGTGAAATCGTCAACTCGTCCGAAGGCCGCCCGGCACTGCACACCGCCCTGCGCCGCCCGGTGGGCGACAAGTTGTCGGTCAACGGCGTCAATGTGATGCCGGAAGTCCACAAGGTTCTGAACCAGATCACCGATCTGGTCGGCCGCATCCACGACGGTCTGTGGCGCGGTTACACCGAGAAGCCGATCACCGACGTGGTCAACATCGGCATCGGTGGCTCGTTCCTCGGCCCTGAATTGGTCTCCGAAGCGTTGCTGTCCTACGCGCAGAAAGGCGTGCGTTGCCACTATCTGGCGAACATCGACGGCAGCGAGTTCCACGAGCTGACGCAAAAGCTGCGCGCCGAAACCACGCTGTTCATCGTTTCGTCGAAGTCGTTCAACACCCTCGAAACCCTGAAAAATGCTCAGGCCGCTCGCGCCTGGTACCTGGCTCAGGGCGGTTCGGAAGCCGAGCTGTATCGCCACTTCATCGCCGTATCGAGCAACAACGCCGCCGCCATTGCGTTCGGTATTCGTGAAGAAAACATCTTCCCGATGTGGGACTGGGTCGGCGGCCGCTACTCGCTGTGGTCGGCCATCGGTTTGCCGATCGCCCTGGCCATCGGCATGTCCAACTTCAAGGAACTGCTGTCCGGTGCCTACACCATGGACCAGCATTTCCAGACCGCACCCTTCGAACAGAACATGCCAGTGCTGCTGGCGCTGCTCGGCGTGTGGTACGGCAACTTCTGGGGCGCGCAAAGCCACGCGATCCTGCCGTACGACCATTACCTGCGCAACATCACCAAGCACTTGCAGCAACTGGACATGGAATCCAACGGCAAGAGCGTGCGTCAGGACGGCACTGCGGTGTCGACTGACACGGGGCCGGTGATCTGGGGCGGCGTCGGCTGTAACGGTCAGCACGCTTACCACCAGTTGTTGCATCAAGGCACCCAACTGATTCCGGCCGACTTCATCGTGCCGATCGTCAGCTTCAACCCGGTGTCCGACCACCACCAGTGGCTGTACGCCAACTGCCTGTCGCAGAGCCAGGCGCTGATGCTCGGCAAGACCCTGCCGGAGGCCGAAGCCGAACTGCGCGAGAAGGGTGTGAGCGAGGAAGACGTGCGCAAAATTGCACCGCACAAGGTGATTCCGGGCAACCGTCCGAGCAACACCCTTGTGGTCGAACGCATCAGCCCGCGTCGTCTCGGCGCGCTGGTTGCCATGTATGAGCACAAAGTGTTCGTGCAAAGCGTGGTCTGGGGCATCAACGCCTTCGACCAGTGGGGCGTGGAACTGGGCAAGGAACTGGGCAAAGGCGTTTACAACCGTCTGGTCGGCAGCGATGAAACGACCGCTGACGATCCTTCCACCCAAGGCCTGATCAACTACTTCCGCGGTCGTCACCGCGGTTGA
- the folK gene encoding 2-amino-4-hydroxy-6-hydroxymethyldihydropteridine diphosphokinase, with amino-acid sequence MERIYIGMGSNLAAPAEQLRSAIEALGQLPQTTLAGVSAFYQSDSLLPGQPRYTNAVAAVDSDLAPLDLLDALQAIENDQGRERLERWGPRTLDLDILLFGDLLIDEPRLKVPHYQIQERAFVLYPLAELAPEELRLADGRTLTELLAACPFVGLERLPHA; translated from the coding sequence ATGGAACGTATCTACATCGGCATGGGCAGCAATTTGGCTGCCCCCGCCGAACAGTTGCGCAGCGCCATTGAGGCGCTGGGGCAATTGCCACAGACCACACTCGCAGGCGTTTCAGCCTTCTACCAAAGCGACTCGTTGCTGCCGGGCCAACCGCGTTACACCAATGCGGTTGCAGCGGTTGACAGCGATCTTGCGCCGCTGGATTTGCTGGATGCCTTGCAAGCCATCGAGAATGATCAAGGCCGTGAACGCCTGGAACGCTGGGGGCCGCGGACGCTGGATTTGGATATTCTGCTGTTCGGTGATCTGCTGATCGACGAACCACGGCTGAAAGTCCCGCATTATCAAATTCAGGAACGTGCGTTCGTCCTCTATCCCCTCGCCGAGCTAGCGCCTGAAGAACTGCGTCTGGCCGATGGCCGCACGCTCACCGAGCTGCTGGCCGCCTGCCCGTTCGTCGGCCTGGAACGCCTCCCTCACGCCTGA